From a single Sulfolobus sp. E5-1-F genomic region:
- a CDS encoding DUF72 domain-containing protein gives MIKIGTCGFTRKHFNYFSVLEVQETFYNFLSEEKLDKWRELSIQNNVELTIKANQIITHEYNKITYKRTKTIIGDVKNYGYFRPTKEVMQALEITLKEAKFLNSKIIIFQTPASFKPNDTNMRNLKDFFSTLDRSFIYGWEPRGEWNLNPEMLTKILSEIDAIHVVDPFKNKPLDSKQIGYFRLHGLESEKVNYRYKYTKADLEKLKEYIMSEKKNLIYVLFNNVYSFDDALSFKRMIES, from the coding sequence ATGATAAAAATAGGTACATGTGGATTTACGAGAAAGCATTTTAATTATTTCAGTGTGCTTGAGGTACAAGAGACATTTTACAACTTTCTATCTGAAGAAAAACTAGATAAATGGAGGGAACTCTCTATACAGAACAACGTTGAATTAACTATCAAGGCGAATCAAATAATTACACATGAATATAATAAAATCACATATAAGAGAACCAAGACAATTATTGGAGATGTTAAAAACTATGGATACTTTAGACCGACTAAAGAAGTCATGCAAGCTCTGGAAATCACGTTGAAAGAAGCTAAATTCTTGAATTCTAAAATTATAATATTTCAAACACCAGCGTCTTTTAAACCTAATGACACAAACATGAGGAATCTAAAAGACTTTTTCAGTACATTAGATAGATCATTTATCTACGGTTGGGAGCCTAGAGGAGAGTGGAATCTCAATCCTGAAATGCTAACCAAAATACTTTCTGAAATTGATGCAATTCACGTTGTAGATCCATTTAAAAATAAGCCATTGGATAGTAAACAAATTGGGTATTTTAGACTCCATGGTTTAGAATCTGAAAAGGTTAATTACAGATACAAGTACACTAAAGCCGATTTAGAGAAGCTTAAGGAATATATAATGTCCGAAAAGAAAAATTTAATTTACGTTCTTTTCAATAACGTTTACTCATTTGACGATGCCTTAAGTTTTAAAAGGATGATTGAAAGTTAA
- a CDS encoding helix-turn-helix domain-containing protein: MSIEISEKSFLLKRFLIVAYGLSEADVDAFIKILSSETGKDVDAIASELGISKSRASLILKKLADAGLVEKEKTSVSRGGRPKFLYRIHKEELKKKLIKRSEETCRDLQTIISSLL, translated from the coding sequence TTGAGTATTGAAATTAGCGAAAAAAGTTTTTTATTAAAAAGGTTCTTGATAGTAGCCTATGGTCTATCAGAGGCGGACGTAGATGCCTTTATAAAGATACTAAGTAGCGAGACCGGAAAAGACGTTGATGCAATTGCTAGTGAATTAGGAATAAGCAAGAGTAGGGCAAGTCTAATACTAAAAAAGCTAGCTGACGCTGGATTAGTAGAAAAAGAGAAAACCAGTGTAAGCAGAGGAGGAAGACCCAAGTTTTTATATCGTATTCACAAAGAGGAATTGAAGAAAAAACTTATAAAAAGATCCGAAGAAACTTGCAGGGATCTACAGACTATTATATCTTCGCTTCTTTAA
- a CDS encoding 5-formyltetrahydrofolate cyclo-ligase: protein MLSKQEIRELIWKKLEEENIALFPRPVYGRIPNFKGADKAALNLAKCKEFKEAEIIKVNPDSPQYKVREIALRQGKKVLVPTPRLRGDFFLLDPIRISSSDIPKASRISGFEKYGIKVSLEKIERVDLIVAGSVAVDLNGNRVGKGEGYSELEFGILRELSKVDENTPIATTVHDIQIVDEVPSEPFDVPIDIIATPTKLIRVNRRREKPKGIYLEYLSKQKIDETPFLKEYLKKRRYNSL, encoded by the coding sequence ATGTTATCTAAACAGGAGATAAGGGAATTGATATGGAAGAAATTGGAGGAGGAAAATATAGCACTATTTCCCCGACCAGTTTACGGCAGAATTCCCAATTTTAAAGGAGCTGATAAAGCAGCTTTAAATTTAGCTAAGTGTAAAGAATTCAAAGAAGCTGAGATTATTAAGGTCAATCCAGATTCTCCGCAATATAAGGTAAGAGAAATTGCATTGAGACAAGGGAAAAAAGTTCTAGTCCCTACCCCTAGATTAAGAGGAGACTTCTTTTTATTAGATCCAATCAGAATCTCCTCTTCTGATATACCTAAAGCCTCTCGAATATCCGGCTTTGAAAAATATGGAATAAAGGTAAGTTTAGAGAAGATAGAGAGGGTTGATCTCATTGTCGCTGGTTCTGTGGCTGTTGACTTAAATGGAAATAGAGTTGGTAAAGGCGAAGGGTATAGTGAGCTCGAGTTTGGGATTTTGAGAGAGCTTAGTAAAGTAGATGAGAACACTCCTATTGCGACTACAGTACATGACATACAAATAGTAGACGAGGTTCCTTCAGAACCTTTTGATGTACCAATCGATATAATTGCAACTCCTACTAAGCTCATAAGAGTTAATAGGAGAAGGGAAAAACCAAAGGGAATTTACTTAGAATATCTGAGTAAGCAAAAAATAGATGAGACTCCTTTCTTAAAGGAATACTTAAAGAAGCGAAGATATAATAGTCTGTAG
- a CDS encoding LysE family translocator, whose product MFLTYFGLGIILGLSMAAPPGPVNAMIANESTKSWLHGSSIGAGAMTADLIFFIIVYFIQGYIPMPIINALYLVGGIFMLYLSYLTIKAKMPSSTIRGNYLIGLSMGLTNPYQISWWITVGISMIRSLSISIIPGFFMGILIWIIAFPKAINVLGARYVKYVKIVSSIILVAFGVYLLYEGILNVI is encoded by the coding sequence ATGTTTCTCACTTACTTCGGCTTAGGGATTATTTTAGGTTTATCAATGGCTGCACCCCCTGGACCAGTTAATGCGATGATCGCTAATGAGTCTACAAAATCATGGCTCCACGGAAGCAGTATTGGTGCTGGTGCAATGACGGCTGATTTGATTTTCTTTATAATCGTTTACTTTATCCAAGGCTACATTCCTATGCCAATTATAAATGCTTTATATCTAGTTGGGGGTATATTTATGTTATATTTATCGTATTTAACGATTAAAGCTAAAATGCCTTCTAGCACTATAAGAGGAAATTACCTCATAGGACTTTCCATGGGTTTAACTAATCCTTACCAAATAAGTTGGTGGATTACAGTTGGAATTTCTATGATTAGATCTCTTTCGATTTCTATAATACCCGGGTTTTTTATGGGTATATTAATTTGGATAATAGCTTTCCCTAAGGCAATAAATGTGTTAGGAGCAAGATACGTGAAATACGTAAAAATAGTTTCATCTATTATATTAGTTGCATTTGGTGTCTACTTATTATATGAGGGTATTCTGAATGTTATCTAA
- the cbp1 gene encoding CRISPR DNA repeat-binding protein Cbp1, producing the protein MSEEEIIEKVKKMYEEGLSIRQIANQLGLSYSKVRRILIKAKVNFRGKVPDDKIQQIIEMGKQGYSANRISKELNVNFNTVLRILKKYNLGKKRRKLNIKEIEKIKEEYSKGNSIYRIAKELNISTNLVVYHLKKMGLYKSIRESSPTSA; encoded by the coding sequence GTGAGTGAGGAAGAAATAATTGAAAAAGTTAAGAAAATGTATGAAGAAGGATTAAGTATTAGGCAAATTGCTAATCAATTAGGATTAAGTTATTCTAAGGTTCGTAGAATACTTATTAAAGCTAAGGTTAATTTCAGAGGGAAAGTGCCAGATGATAAAATACAACAAATTATAGAAATGGGAAAGCAAGGTTATAGTGCAAATAGAATAAGTAAGGAGTTGAATGTAAACTTTAATACTGTATTGAGAATCCTTAAAAAATATAATCTAGGTAAAAAAAGGAGAAAATTAAATATAAAGGAAATAGAGAAAATTAAGGAAGAGTACAGCAAAGGAAATAGTATATATAGAATTGCAAAAGAACTTAACATTTCCACTAATCTTGTAGTATATCATTTAAAGAAAATGGGTTTATATAAATCTATTCGTGAATCTTCTCCCACATCTGCTTAG